A portion of the Suricata suricatta isolate VVHF042 chromosome 11, meerkat_22Aug2017_6uvM2_HiC, whole genome shotgun sequence genome contains these proteins:
- the SMIM38 gene encoding small integral membrane protein 38, with protein MGPGSAGSVGPDPLMALLVVILLARFLLWSCLGAFIDYKLARRRARKPKED; from the coding sequence ATGGGCCCGGGGTCGGCGGGGAGCGTGGGCCCTGACCCGCTCATGGCCCTGCTGGTCGTCATCCTGCTGGCCCGCTTCCTTCTCTGGTCCTGCCTCGGCGCCTTCATAGACTATAAGTTGGCCCGACGGCGCGCCCGGAAGCCCAAGGAGGACTAG